ACGCgatgtcatcttcctcctcgagAACCAGGTACCTCTCTTCGTCCTGGAGGACATCCACAGGCTGGTGGTGACCTATGGTGAAAACGACAATAGTTCAGTCGTTGTCCAAGGTATTGCGAGCCACATCGAAAAGCGCCTCCTCCAATTAATGATGTTGCATGACACGGTGACGTACAGGACGGTGATGCCCAATTTTAGGGGAGAATCACCTTgccaccttcttcaccttctcTACGAGTACTTCCGGccggccgaccgccgccgccgatcccgtAGTGGCCAACCGAATTGTTCTCGcacggcggcagtggcgcacgTCGCGGTTCCTGTCGTGACCAAGCCTCGCTGGCGCTCCGCGACGTACTACTACGCCGCCGGCGTGAGATTCGCCAAGCGCAAGCTCGACGGCAACGAGGTGCGTTCCATCCTAGACGTCGATGTCAAGGACGGCACGCTCcatgtcccttgcttgatggtcGACGCTAACGCGATGACCATCCTGCGCAACATGGTGGCGCTGGAGCAGCACAACCCCGGTATCGGCAGCCGACACGTGACGGCCTACTGCTTCTTCCTGTCGCAGGTGGCGAGCACGGAGGAGGATGTCAGGCTCCTCTCAAGTAAGGGGATCATCGAGCACGGTCTCAGAACGGATAGCGCCGTCGCCAACGGCTTTGCGGGCCTCTGCACGGGCGTCGCCCTCAACATGACCAATCCGGACTCGTACCTGAAGCCGATTCAAGATGATCTCGAGGTGCTTTGCCAGAGCCGCTGGCGGAAGTCCATGGCGTGGCTCAGGCACACCAAGTGCAACAACATTTTGATGGCGTTGGCGGTGTTAGGGGCGGTCATCCTCTTCGTGTGCACGGTGGAGCAATCTTTGTTTGCTGCTTTAAGCTACGCCAAGGGAAAATAATCCTGGATCCATTCATTGCCATGAGCATATAGCAAGAAGAGAAGAACGTGTCCCGTTGCATGTCATGTAAAGCA
The genomic region above belongs to Setaria italica strain Yugu1 chromosome VI, Setaria_italica_v2.0, whole genome shotgun sequence and contains:
- the LOC101777076 gene encoding uncharacterized protein LOC101777076 isoform X2 produces the protein MDNQEQEVDSTFHSLIEDMKDKLNRPPAPATEAPPPACLISWVNEQIREAKPGEYMPLHVPIGPFHRDPSHWMQHWKRHLLYRALPGAGEQQREQALRRYLEAMAAVEVRARRCYDGTFSGIDSEAFACMLLLDGYFVLSCFELAGSNTGGDAGGHGSQESRPREFEAYRRDVIFLLENQVPLFVLEDIHRLVVTYGENDNSSVVVQGIASHIEKRLLQLMMLHDTVTYRTVMPNFRGESPCHLLHLLYEYFRPADRRRRSRSGQPNCSRTAAVAHVAVPVVTKPRWRSATYYYAAGVRFAKRKLDGNEVASTEEDVRLLSSKGIIEHGLRTDSAVANGFAGLCTGVALNMTNPDSYLKPIQDDLEVLCQSRWRKSMAWLRHTKCNNILMALAVLGAVILFVCTVEQSLFAALSYAKGK
- the LOC101777076 gene encoding UPF0481 protein At3g47200 isoform X1, producing MDNQEQEVDSTFHSLIEDMKDKLNRPPAPATEAPPPACLISWVNEQIREAKPGEYMPLHVPIGPFHRDPSHWMQHWKRHLLYRALPGAGEQQREQALRRYLEAMAAVEVRARRCYDGTFSGIDSEAFACMLLLDGYFVLSCFELAGSNTGGDAGGHGSQESRPREFEAYRRDVIFLLENQVPLFVLEDIHRLVVTYGENDNSSVVVQGIASHIEKRLLQLMMLHDTVTYRTVMPNFRGESPCHLLHLLYEYFRPADRRRRSRSGQPNCSRTAAVAHVAVPVVTKPRWRSATYYYAAGVRFAKRKLDGNEVRSILDVDVKDGTLHVPCLMVDANAMTILRNMVALEQHNPGIGSRHVTAYCFFLSQVASTEEDVRLLSSKGIIEHGLRTDSAVANGFAGLCTGVALNMTNPDSYLKPIQDDLEVLCQSRWRKSMAWLRHTKCNNILMALAVLGAVILFVCTVEQSLFAALSYAKGK